A window from Urocitellus parryii isolate mUroPar1 chromosome 1, mUroPar1.hap1, whole genome shotgun sequence encodes these proteins:
- the Tank gene encoding TRAF family member-associated NF-kappa-B activator isoform X5, protein MKSCSLKLSRVILSHLSSFLSASTTLRNVQVRRQEVSSPRKETSPRSLGIPSFHERGNIEKTFWDLKEEFHRICILAKAQKDHLSKLNIPDIATETQCSVPIQCTDKTDKQEALFKPQAKDDINRGAPCITSVTPRGLGQDEEDTSFESLSKFNVKFPPTDSDSTFLHSTPERPNIFGPSTSEAVCQDKFNMKLRNNTGNFLKTEETLFEIQGIDPIASAIQNLKTTDITKPSNLVNTCIRTTLDRAPCFSPGDQNALYVKTFPLQDPTDAPFSSLDSPGKAIRGPQQPLWKPFPNQDIDLVVLSGSDSELHIPRVCEFCQAVFPPSITSRGDFLRHLNSHFNGET, encoded by the exons GTGAGAAGACAAGAGGTTTCTTCTCCTAGAAAAGAAACTTCACCAAGGAGTCTTGGCATTCCTTCATTCCATGAAAG gGGTAATATAGAGAAGACTTTCTGGGATCTCAAAGAAGAATTCCATAGAATTTGCATTCTAGCAAAAGCACAAAAAGACCACTTAAGCAAACTTAACATACCAGACATTGCAACTG aaacaCAGTGCTCTGTGCCTATACAGTGTACGGATAAAACAGATAAACAAGAAGCGCTGTTTAAGCCTCAGGCTAAAGATGATATAAATAGAGGTGCACCATGCATCACATCTGTCACACCAAGAGGACTGGGCCAGGATGAGGAAGACACCTCTTTTGAATCACTTTCTAAATTCAATGTCAAGTTTCCACCTACGGACAGTGACTCTACTTTTTTGCATAGCACTCCAGAGAGACCCAACATCTTTGGTCCTAGCACATCCGAGGCAGTGTGCCAGGACAAATTTAATATGAAACTCAGAAACAACACAGGAAACTTTCTTAAGACAGAAGAAACTCTGTTCGAAATTCAGGGAATTGACCCCATAGCTTCAGCTATACAAAACCTTAAAACAACTGACATAACAAAACCCTCAAATCTTGTGAACACTTGTATCAGGACAACTCTGGATAGAGCTCCATGCTTTTCTCCTGGAGACCAAAATGCGTTATATGTAAAAACATTCCCACTTCAGGACCCAACAGATGCACCTTTTTCCTCATTGGATTCCCCAGGAAAAGCTATCCGAGGACCACAGCAG CCCCTTTGGAAGCCCTTTCCTAATCAAGACATTGACTTAGTGGTACTAAGTGGCTCAGACTCAGAACTGCATATACCCCGAGTATGTGAATTCTGTCAAGCAGTTTTCCCACCATCCATTACATCCAGGGGGGATTTCCTCCGGCATCTTAATTCACACTTTAATGGGGAGACTTAA